One Verrucomicrobiota bacterium JB022 genomic region harbors:
- a CDS encoding sodium/solute symporter (Members of the Solute:Sodium Symporter (SSS), TC 2.A.21 as described in tcdb.org, catalyze solute:Na+ symport. Known solutes for members of the family include sugars, amino acids, nucleosides, inositols, vitamins, urea or anions, depending on the system.), producing MSPRLFPLLLTLLLGWCLPSATHAQANIETQPSFAYTDLPAPPVGLEEFYLGQAGGSLLLAGGRNPETGQPSDTIYRWDGGENEWSSAGTLPQPLAGGASISAAGGLIVVGGNSDGTAQSSVLKLTPTANAVEITDLPPLPQPLENPGATLLAGRLYVAGSAGGQNYFLSLDPAAPGAGWQTLPAWSGAPRSGPLLATSLDGIYLFGGVAEGQPVRDAHVYTQLRGWREATPPPFWAGSAAALPFGESHIFVFPGRNETGNADGNILAYHTYTDTWITVDRWPDHPPLYPRATFFNGQPVLVSELSMRSIEVLPLETNYGWLDHIVVAIYLLGMIGMGLYFVRKEKDTKDYFRGGQSIPWWATGMSLFATAASAISLMAMPGKSYATDWTYFAISICSVICLPLSIYFLAPVVRKLNIATAFEYLELRFGVVARIVGSVIFIVNQVLARMGPIMLLPSIAMAAITGIEVTTWILVIGVVTTLYTFFGGLKAVIWTDTVQGLVMLVTVFGCLILILFKLDMPFDQMWTVLQENNKLHTFDWEWDTTYPTIWMVFIGTIFITLYGIGDQNYVQRVQATPTLKDAKKAIATQMAVAVPINFLLFALGTALYIFYRAHPEQLNPVMKTDGVYPLFAAQHLPPGVSGLVIAALLAASMSTISSAICSVANLGVDDFFRRFKSDATEKQALLLGRVLTAVIGCLGIGAGLFLAHSDTPSVWDIALLITGLITNGIVGFYALGLLTRRANEIGALVGIVAGMIVIYWIQKNTDMTFWLYQPIGSAVTFTVGYLVSMCTPTPPQRAAGLTIYELRRQHASPE from the coding sequence ATGTCACCCCGACTATTTCCTTTGCTGCTCACCCTGCTGCTGGGCTGGTGCCTACCCTCCGCCACCCACGCCCAGGCCAATATCGAGACGCAGCCGTCCTTTGCCTACACCGATTTGCCGGCCCCTCCCGTAGGGCTGGAGGAGTTCTACCTCGGGCAGGCAGGGGGCTCGCTCTTGCTGGCAGGGGGGCGCAACCCGGAGACGGGGCAGCCTTCGGATACCATTTACCGCTGGGACGGTGGGGAAAACGAATGGTCCTCCGCCGGCACCTTGCCTCAGCCTCTGGCCGGTGGAGCCTCGATTAGCGCGGCAGGTGGCTTGATCGTCGTCGGAGGCAACAGCGACGGCACCGCGCAATCGAGCGTGCTGAAGCTGACCCCCACTGCGAACGCGGTAGAGATTACCGACCTGCCTCCCTTGCCGCAGCCCCTCGAAAACCCGGGCGCGACGCTCTTGGCCGGCAGGCTTTATGTGGCAGGCAGCGCGGGCGGGCAAAACTACTTCCTGTCCCTCGATCCTGCTGCGCCGGGCGCCGGCTGGCAGACGCTGCCGGCATGGTCGGGCGCTCCGCGTTCCGGGCCGCTGCTGGCGACTTCGCTCGACGGGATCTACCTCTTCGGCGGTGTGGCCGAGGGCCAACCGGTCAGAGACGCCCACGTCTACACCCAGCTGCGCGGCTGGCGCGAGGCAACGCCGCCACCGTTCTGGGCGGGCAGCGCGGCAGCCCTGCCCTTCGGTGAATCGCACATCTTCGTGTTCCCTGGGCGCAACGAAACCGGCAATGCCGACGGCAATATCCTGGCTTACCACACCTATACGGACACCTGGATCACGGTGGACCGCTGGCCCGACCACCCGCCGCTCTACCCGCGCGCTACGTTTTTCAACGGTCAACCGGTGCTCGTGTCGGAGCTGTCGATGCGGAGTATCGAGGTGCTGCCGCTCGAGACCAATTACGGCTGGCTCGACCACATCGTGGTGGCGATCTACCTGCTTGGCATGATCGGCATGGGCCTCTACTTCGTGCGCAAGGAGAAGGATACGAAGGACTACTTCCGTGGTGGCCAGAGCATCCCGTGGTGGGCCACCGGCATGAGCCTCTTTGCCACTGCCGCCAGCGCGATCAGCCTCATGGCGATGCCGGGCAAGTCTTACGCGACCGATTGGACGTATTTCGCGATCAGCATCTGCTCGGTTATCTGCCTGCCGCTTTCGATCTACTTCCTCGCCCCCGTGGTGCGAAAGCTGAACATCGCCACCGCGTTCGAATATCTGGAGCTGCGCTTTGGAGTCGTTGCGCGGATCGTGGGCAGCGTGATCTTTATCGTGAATCAGGTGCTGGCGCGCATGGGGCCGATCATGTTGCTGCCCTCCATCGCCATGGCCGCCATCACCGGGATCGAAGTCACCACCTGGATCTTGGTCATCGGCGTGGTCACGACGCTTTACACTTTCTTTGGCGGCCTGAAGGCCGTGATCTGGACGGATACGGTGCAGGGCCTCGTGATGCTGGTGACGGTATTCGGCTGCCTCATCCTGATCCTGTTCAAGCTCGACATGCCTTTCGACCAGATGTGGACGGTGCTGCAGGAAAACAACAAGCTGCACACCTTCGACTGGGAGTGGGATACGACCTACCCGACGATCTGGATGGTGTTCATCGGCACGATCTTCATCACGCTCTACGGCATCGGCGACCAGAACTACGTGCAGCGCGTGCAAGCCACTCCTACCCTCAAGGATGCGAAGAAGGCCATCGCGACCCAGATGGCCGTGGCGGTGCCGATCAACTTCCTGCTCTTCGCCCTGGGCACGGCGCTCTACATCTTTTACCGCGCGCACCCGGAGCAGCTGAACCCGGTGATGAAGACCGACGGCGTCTACCCGCTCTTTGCGGCGCAACACCTACCGCCGGGCGTCTCCGGCCTTGTCATCGCCGCGCTGCTGGCCGCCTCGATGTCCACGATTTCCAGCGCGATTTGCAGCGTGGCCAACCTGGGGGTCGACGACTTCTTCCGCCGCTTCAAGAGCGATGCGACCGAAAAGCAGGCCCTCCTGCTCGGTCGAGTGCTGACGGCGGTGATCGGCTGCCTCGGCATTGGTGCGGGCCTCTTCCTCGCGCACTCCGATACCCCTTCGGTCTGGGATATCGCCCTGCTGATCACGGGCCTGATTACCAACGGCATCGTGGGCTTCTACGCGCTCGGCCTGCTGACGCGCCGCGCCAACGAGATCGGTGCACTGGTGGGCATCGTGGCGGGCATGATCGTGATCTACTGGATCCAGAAGAATACGGACATGACTTTCTGGCTGTATCAGCCGATCGGGTCGGCGGTCACCTTTACGGTGGGCTACCTCGTCAGCATGTGCACGCCTACCCCACCCCAACGCGCAGCGGGGCTGACGATCTACGAGCTGCGCCGCCAGCACGCCAGCCCCGAGTGA
- a CDS encoding rhamnogalacturonan acetylesterase, producing MRLPSLTSLALLAACTASAQQFDFGNPRAEAPQIGVAAPQPYESATGYGLLFQQDLSTQEAETGTAGFESAWPWAFGVKLPGGNYRVSVQLRNASEEDQMVTIKAEARRLMVHGLQVPAGKQIETEFTVHIHDDSLASGGKVQLNDREIGHWNWNDRLELEFAAPGVAVDHLTIEPAEGAPTVYLAGDSTVTDQAQEPWAGWGQMMPVFFKEHVAVANYAESGETLKQFRAEHRLQKILEQIQPGDYLLLQFGHNDMKEKGEGIGPFQSYADDLRAFIRAARAKGALPVLVTSMKRRHFDEEGKLKPTLGDYPEAMRQVAEEMQVPLIDLNAMSAQLYYAWGGVDGSTIGFVHYPAGTFPGQDKDLKDDTHFNTYGGYQLARCVVLGIQKQVPGLQDWLRRDIVPFDPARPEPVGEVAIPSSPLGPYMTDPTQTVFGSY from the coding sequence ATGCGTCTACCCTCGTTGACTTCTCTTGCCTTGCTGGCGGCCTGCACCGCCTCGGCCCAGCAGTTCGACTTCGGCAACCCTCGGGCAGAAGCCCCGCAGATCGGAGTCGCGGCTCCGCAGCCCTATGAAAGCGCCACCGGCTACGGGCTGCTCTTTCAACAAGACCTGAGCACCCAGGAGGCAGAGACCGGCACGGCAGGGTTTGAATCGGCCTGGCCATGGGCCTTTGGCGTCAAGCTGCCGGGCGGGAACTACCGGGTCTCCGTGCAGCTGCGCAATGCGAGCGAAGAGGATCAGATGGTGACGATCAAGGCCGAGGCCCGTCGATTGATGGTCCACGGTCTCCAGGTGCCTGCTGGGAAGCAGATCGAGACGGAGTTCACGGTGCACATTCATGACGACAGCCTCGCCTCCGGCGGCAAAGTGCAGCTCAACGACCGCGAGATCGGGCATTGGAACTGGAACGACCGGCTGGAGCTGGAGTTCGCGGCACCGGGCGTAGCCGTCGACCACCTAACGATTGAACCTGCGGAAGGCGCTCCCACCGTATACCTCGCGGGCGATTCCACCGTCACCGATCAGGCTCAGGAGCCTTGGGCCGGCTGGGGGCAGATGATGCCCGTCTTTTTCAAGGAACATGTGGCGGTGGCCAATTACGCAGAATCGGGCGAGACGCTGAAGCAGTTCCGCGCCGAGCATCGCCTGCAGAAGATCCTCGAACAGATCCAGCCGGGTGACTACCTGTTGCTCCAGTTTGGCCACAACGACATGAAGGAGAAGGGCGAAGGCATCGGCCCGTTCCAGAGCTACGCCGACGACTTGCGCGCGTTCATCCGCGCCGCGCGGGCCAAAGGTGCTCTGCCGGTGCTCGTCACCTCGATGAAGCGCCGCCACTTCGATGAAGAGGGCAAGCTGAAGCCGACCTTGGGCGACTACCCGGAGGCGATGCGGCAAGTAGCTGAAGAGATGCAGGTGCCGCTGATCGACCTCAACGCGATGAGCGCCCAGCTCTACTATGCCTGGGGCGGCGTCGACGGCTCGACCATCGGTTTCGTCCACTACCCCGCCGGCACTTTTCCCGGGCAGGACAAGGACCTGAAGGACGACACGCACTTCAATACCTATGGCGGCTATCAGCTTGCACGCTGTGTCGTATTAGGAATCCAAAAACAGGTTCCGGGCTTGCAAGATTGGTTGCGACGAGACATCGTCCCGTTCGATCCGGCTCGGCCTGAGCCGGTCGGTGAGGTCGCGATTCCGTCCAGCCCCCTTGGGCCCTACATGACCGACCCCACCCAGACAGTGTTTGGTTCATATTAG
- a CDS encoding alpha-N-arabinofuranosidase, which produces MNLRSDLGSLIGSAALCLATSTLLGQTAPKSTADLRIDTTQTEAHIHPEVYGHFAEHLGRCIYEGIWVGEDSSIPNTRGIRNDVVAALKDLEIPVLRWPGGCFADEYHWKDGIGPREERPAMINTHWGAVVENNHFGTHEFMDLCEMIGTDAYVSGNVGSGTVQEMMEWVEYMTSDADSPMANLRRENGRDKPWELKYFGVGNESWGCGGNMRPEFYADIYRQYNTYVKNYSGNKVYRIACGANGSDYNWTSVLMERAARYMDGLSVHYYTLPTGNWQKKGPATGFDEKQYIDTLVNALHIDEVIGNHAAVMDEFDKEKRVGMIVDEWGIWTDAEPGTNPGFLYQQNSMRDAIIAGLHFNIFHTYADRIRMANIAQTVNVLQAMILTDKEKMIKTPTYWVFHMYKEHQGNDVLPLQLMTGNYKVGDVSIPQVSATASRDPETGAIYISLVNCDTKKGSQINCALEGLTGKTIGSARVLTASAADAHNTFDQPDAVAAKDFKGAKLNGDRLQLDLPPLSVVTVEIR; this is translated from the coding sequence ATGAACCTAAGATCCGATCTTGGCAGCTTAATCGGCTCGGCTGCACTGTGCCTTGCCACCTCAACCCTGCTGGGCCAGACCGCGCCCAAGTCCACCGCAGATCTGCGTATTGATACAACGCAGACAGAAGCCCACATCCACCCGGAGGTCTACGGCCACTTCGCCGAGCACCTCGGGCGCTGTATCTATGAAGGCATCTGGGTAGGCGAAGACTCCTCCATCCCCAACACCCGCGGCATCCGCAACGACGTGGTTGCCGCCTTGAAAGACCTCGAAATCCCCGTGCTGCGTTGGCCGGGTGGCTGCTTCGCCGACGAATATCACTGGAAAGACGGCATCGGCCCGCGCGAAGAACGCCCGGCCATGATCAATACCCACTGGGGCGCGGTGGTGGAGAACAACCACTTTGGCACCCACGAATTCATGGACCTCTGCGAGATGATCGGCACCGACGCCTACGTCTCCGGCAATGTCGGCAGCGGCACCGTGCAGGAAATGATGGAGTGGGTCGAATACATGACCTCCGACGCCGACTCGCCGATGGCCAACCTGCGCCGTGAAAATGGCCGCGACAAGCCTTGGGAGCTGAAATATTTTGGCGTGGGCAACGAAAGCTGGGGCTGCGGCGGCAACATGCGCCCAGAGTTCTACGCCGACATCTACCGCCAGTACAACACCTACGTGAAGAACTACTCGGGCAACAAGGTCTACCGCATCGCCTGCGGCGCCAATGGCTCGGACTACAACTGGACGAGCGTGCTGATGGAGCGTGCGGCCCGTTATATGGACGGCCTCTCGGTGCACTACTACACGCTGCCCACCGGCAACTGGCAGAAGAAGGGGCCGGCCACTGGCTTTGACGAGAAGCAGTATATCGACACCCTCGTGAATGCGCTGCACATCGACGAGGTGATCGGCAACCACGCCGCCGTGATGGACGAGTTCGACAAGGAAAAGCGCGTAGGCATGATCGTCGACGAGTGGGGCATCTGGACGGATGCCGAGCCAGGCACCAACCCGGGCTTCCTCTACCAGCAAAATTCGATGCGCGATGCGATCATCGCCGGCCTGCACTTCAACATCTTCCACACCTACGCCGATCGCATCCGTATGGCCAACATCGCGCAGACCGTCAACGTGCTGCAGGCGATGATCCTCACGGACAAGGAAAAGATGATCAAGACCCCTACCTACTGGGTCTTCCACATGTATAAGGAGCACCAGGGCAACGACGTGCTGCCGCTCCAACTGATGACGGGCAACTACAAGGTGGGCGACGTCTCGATCCCGCAAGTATCGGCTACCGCCAGCCGCGACCCGGAAACCGGCGCGATTTACATCTCGCTCGTCAACTGCGATACCAAGAAGGGCAGCCAGATCAACTGCGCGCTTGAAGGCCTGACCGGCAAGACGATTGGCAGCGCCCGCGTGCTGACCGCCAGTGCCGCCGACGCCCATAACACCTTCGACCAGCCCGACGCCGTCGCGGCCAAGGACTTCAAAGGGGCCAAGCTCAATGGCGATCGCCTGCAACTCGATCTGCCGCCCCTCTCGGTGGTGACGGTCGAGATCCGCTAG
- a CDS encoding PKD domain-containing protein: MKTASLLPLALAAPLLALDRPGEEFPIYQFPANAIPRIDGDPSDWAQVPARYIVGTDELWEDSGKHEKADPQNLDVSVRVAWVKGLNRLYFLYEAYDDYWDFGGRGLKNDTFEIVVDADLSGGTLISRFRENADVVSDSEAFYRMQGAHAQNYHIFTPAREKDWAMYWGPAQWLKRLPFANAAYSYDFEPGESGKLTLEFWITPFDYASPEGPEASVPSKLVEDTLIGLSWAIIDYDDADSPRNNGFWNLSRTHTMYGQASQLVAFRLMPLEPELAPKLDAQWSAQIVDRDRRVVAFVDESAGNVTSWHWDFGDGETSSEQHPVHQYQEPGNFVTVLTVKGPDGSSTLSKVWEVMLP; this comes from the coding sequence ATGAAGACCGCCTCCTTGTTACCCCTGGCCTTGGCCGCTCCGCTGCTGGCGCTCGACCGCCCCGGGGAGGAATTCCCGATCTATCAGTTCCCGGCCAACGCGATTCCCCGGATCGACGGCGATCCGAGCGACTGGGCGCAGGTCCCGGCGCGCTATATCGTAGGCACCGACGAGCTGTGGGAAGACTCTGGCAAGCACGAGAAGGCCGATCCGCAAAACCTCGACGTCTCCGTGCGCGTAGCGTGGGTCAAGGGCCTCAACCGCCTGTATTTCCTCTACGAAGCCTACGACGACTACTGGGACTTTGGCGGCCGGGGCCTGAAAAACGACACCTTCGAGATTGTGGTCGATGCCGACCTTTCCGGCGGCACCCTCATCAGCCGCTTCCGCGAAAATGCCGACGTGGTGAGCGATTCGGAAGCGTTTTACCGCATGCAAGGGGCCCACGCGCAGAATTACCACATTTTCACCCCCGCGCGGGAGAAAGATTGGGCCATGTATTGGGGCCCAGCCCAATGGCTCAAGCGGCTGCCTTTTGCCAACGCCGCCTACAGTTACGACTTCGAGCCCGGGGAGTCCGGCAAGCTGACGCTGGAGTTCTGGATCACGCCCTTCGATTACGCCTCTCCGGAAGGGCCGGAAGCCTCCGTGCCGAGCAAGCTGGTCGAGGATACTTTGATCGGCCTGAGCTGGGCAATCATTGACTACGACGACGCCGACAGCCCCCGCAATAACGGCTTCTGGAACCTGTCCCGCACCCACACCATGTATGGCCAGGCCTCCCAGCTGGTGGCTTTTCGCCTCATGCCGCTGGAGCCCGAGCTGGCTCCGAAACTCGATGCCCAATGGTCGGCCCAAATCGTCGACCGCGACCGCCGCGTGGTGGCCTTTGTCGACGAATCGGCGGGCAACGTTACCTCGTGGCACTGGGACTTTGGCGACGGCGAGACTTCCTCCGAGCAGCACCCCGTTCACCAATACCAGGAGCCGGGCAACTTCGTGACGGTGCTGACGGTCAAAGGCCCAGACGGTAGCTCCACGCTCTCCAAAGTGTGGGAAGTGATGCTGCCATAG
- a CDS encoding DUF6250 domain-containing protein — protein MVFQDDFDGDLSAWVVEQQPGGQIFVQDGKLVIADEGGCTVWLAERLQAPVQIEYEVTPSSQARVSDLNCFWMASDPDHPDNLFAEEHTRDGSFASYDGLRTYYVGYGGNYNSTTRFRRYTGTGKRPLLPEHDLSAPEYMLEPDRTYRIRLVAADGRAQYYRDGELIFDYVDDEPLTEGWFGFRTVLSRLEIENIRITRPE, from the coding sequence ATGGTATTTCAAGACGACTTCGACGGCGATCTCTCTGCCTGGGTCGTCGAGCAGCAACCCGGCGGCCAGATTTTTGTCCAAGACGGCAAGCTCGTCATTGCCGACGAAGGCGGCTGCACCGTTTGGCTTGCCGAAAGGCTGCAGGCTCCCGTCCAGATCGAGTATGAGGTGACGCCCTCGTCGCAGGCTCGCGTCTCCGATCTCAACTGCTTCTGGATGGCCAGCGATCCTGATCATCCGGACAACCTCTTCGCCGAGGAGCACACGCGCGACGGCAGCTTTGCCTCCTACGATGGCCTGCGGACCTACTACGTGGGCTACGGCGGCAACTACAACAGCACCACGCGCTTCCGCCGTTACACCGGCACCGGCAAGCGCCCGCTGCTGCCCGAGCACGACCTGAGCGCACCCGAGTATATGCTGGAGCCCGACCGCACCTACCGCATCCGCCTCGTCGCCGCCGATGGCCGGGCGCAGTATTACCGCGATGGCGAGCTGATCTTTGACTACGTGGACGACGAGCCGCTGACCGAAGGCTGGTTTGGCTTCCGTACCGTGCTCAGCCGCCTCGAGATCGAAAACATCCGCATCACTCGCCCCGAATGA
- a CDS encoding beta-galactosidase, with translation MILPKLSDAIAYGGDYNPEQWTEDVWLEDMRLMVEAGVNLISVGIFSWSRIQPDEDTFDFAWLDRVLDLMAEHKIGACLATATASPPPWLSRKYPDVLPVTDEGVQLYPGSRQHYSPSSPSYRRTAANLVRKLAERYRDHPALAAWHINNEYACHMPECHSEWSTVAFREWLRARYGTIEALNEAWGCAFWSQLYSAWDQIFTPRKAPYSPNPAQQLDFKRFTSDAFLDLLLMEKAIVKEVTPDVPVNTNFMSFFKPLDYQRWAQELDFTSWDSYPDPVDEEAGRETAAIGHDLTRSLKPGKPFVLMEQASSAVNWRPTNMPKRPGLMRLWSLQSVARGADGVMFFQWRASKAGAEKYHSAMLQHCGAEKSRVFKEVKALGAELKRLHELAGSTVHPRVAIAFDWHSWWALELDARPGRIDLIPYVQSFHHWFYQQNIAVDFVHPGADLSSYQLVVAPALYLLKAEDAKNLEQFVERGGSLLTTYFSGIVDENDRIELGGYPAHLRKMLGIWVEEWCPYPADRFNTISFTADVHAAVADDSGFELLSLETARCSHWCDILHLEGAKPLATFGRDFFEGRPALTQHNFGKGHAYYLATRPDEAGLDLVLRAVTQQAQVEPVLKTPSGIEATLREKNGKGYLCLLNHTDTNQIVSLHGLEGRDLINQRVVAKKLNLAPLDVRFIALD, from the coding sequence ATGATCTTGCCCAAGCTCTCGGACGCCATTGCCTATGGCGGCGACTACAACCCTGAACAGTGGACCGAAGACGTCTGGCTCGAAGATATGCGCCTGATGGTCGAAGCCGGGGTCAACCTCATCAGCGTAGGGATCTTCTCCTGGTCGCGCATCCAGCCGGACGAAGATACCTTTGATTTTGCGTGGCTCGACCGCGTGCTTGACCTGATGGCGGAGCACAAGATCGGCGCCTGCCTCGCCACGGCCACGGCCTCCCCGCCCCCGTGGCTCTCCCGCAAATATCCGGACGTGCTGCCGGTGACGGACGAGGGGGTGCAGCTCTACCCCGGCTCGCGCCAGCATTATTCGCCCAGCAGCCCCAGCTATCGCCGCACCGCCGCCAACCTCGTGCGCAAGCTGGCCGAACGTTACCGGGACCACCCGGCACTCGCGGCCTGGCACATCAACAACGAATATGCTTGCCACATGCCCGAGTGCCACAGCGAGTGGTCGACGGTGGCCTTTCGCGAATGGCTGCGAGCCCGCTACGGCACGATCGAGGCGCTGAACGAAGCGTGGGGCTGCGCATTCTGGAGCCAGCTGTATTCGGCGTGGGATCAGATCTTTACGCCGCGCAAGGCTCCCTATTCGCCTAACCCGGCCCAACAGCTCGACTTCAAGCGCTTCACCAGCGACGCCTTCCTCGATCTGCTGCTGATGGAAAAGGCCATCGTGAAGGAGGTGACGCCGGATGTCCCCGTGAACACCAACTTCATGAGCTTCTTCAAGCCGTTGGACTACCAGCGTTGGGCGCAGGAACTCGATTTTACCTCTTGGGACAGCTACCCCGACCCAGTGGACGAAGAGGCCGGACGCGAGACCGCTGCCATCGGGCACGACCTCACCCGTTCGCTCAAGCCGGGCAAGCCTTTCGTGCTGATGGAGCAAGCCAGCTCGGCCGTCAACTGGCGCCCTACCAACATGCCGAAGCGCCCGGGGCTGATGCGCCTCTGGAGCCTGCAGAGCGTGGCGCGCGGTGCCGATGGGGTGATGTTTTTCCAATGGCGTGCCTCCAAGGCGGGCGCGGAAAAATACCACAGCGCGATGCTTCAGCATTGCGGGGCGGAAAAAAGCCGCGTCTTCAAGGAAGTCAAAGCCCTTGGGGCGGAGCTGAAGCGCCTGCATGAGCTGGCGGGCTCGACCGTCCACCCGCGCGTGGCAATCGCCTTCGACTGGCATTCGTGGTGGGCACTGGAGCTGGATGCCCGGCCCGGCCGAATCGACCTGATCCCCTACGTGCAGTCGTTTCACCACTGGTTTTACCAGCAGAACATCGCGGTCGACTTTGTCCACCCAGGGGCCGATCTCTCGTCTTACCAGTTGGTTGTCGCGCCGGCCTTGTATCTGCTGAAAGCGGAAGACGCGAAAAATCTGGAGCAATTCGTCGAGCGCGGGGGCAGTCTGCTCACCACCTATTTCAGCGGGATCGTCGATGAAAACGACCGGATCGAGCTGGGCGGCTACCCTGCGCACCTCCGCAAAATGCTGGGAATCTGGGTGGAGGAATGGTGCCCCTACCCCGCCGACCGCTTTAATACCATCTCCTTCACTGCCGATGTCCATGCCGCCGTGGCCGACGATTCGGGCTTCGAGCTCCTGAGCCTCGAAACAGCCCGCTGCAGCCATTGGTGCGACATTCTGCACCTGGAGGGTGCCAAGCCGCTGGCCACTTTTGGGCGCGATTTCTTCGAGGGCCGCCCGGCACTCACGCAGCACAACTTCGGCAAAGGCCACGCCTATTACTTGGCCACCCGGCCCGACGAAGCAGGGCTCGACCTCGTACTGCGCGCGGTGACTCAGCAGGCACAGGTCGAACCTGTGCTCAAGACCCCCAGCGGCATCGAAGCCACCCTGCGCGAGAAAAACGGCAAGGGCTACCTCTGCCTGCTCAACCATACCGACACCAACCAGATCGTGTCGCTGCACGGGCTGGAAGGGCGCGACCTGATCAATCAGCGCGTCGTGGCCAAAAAGCTGAATCTGGCCCCGCTCGACGTGCGTTTCATCGCGTTGGATTGA
- a CDS encoding flavodoxin family protein: protein MQILPIYYATVTGNAEDLAQQLEKRLNKAGVSSKAIDLANVKPKELRDHAEAFFIVSTWGDGEPPDEAFDFWEELESTAIDLTQLRYGVFGLGDSGYAEFNAFARALDERLAQCGAVRSRARVEADVDFDDDFDRWAKAVLQDLAPALRP, encoded by the coding sequence ATGCAAATACTTCCCATTTATTACGCGACTGTCACCGGCAATGCCGAAGATCTGGCGCAACAGTTGGAAAAGCGGCTGAACAAGGCGGGTGTGTCGAGCAAGGCCATCGACTTGGCCAACGTAAAGCCCAAGGAACTGCGAGACCACGCCGAAGCCTTTTTCATCGTTTCGACCTGGGGCGATGGGGAGCCGCCGGATGAAGCGTTCGACTTCTGGGAAGAGCTGGAGTCAACCGCCATCGACCTCACGCAATTACGTTACGGCGTCTTCGGCCTGGGCGACAGTGGCTACGCCGAGTTCAACGCCTTTGCGCGTGCGCTGGATGAGCGGCTGGCCCAGTGTGGGGCGGTTCGCAGCCGGGCGCGCGTGGAGGCCGACGTGGATTTTGACGACGATTTTGACCGTTGGGCCAAGGCGGTGCTGCAAGACTTGGCACCTGCGCTCCGTCCCTAG
- a CDS encoding ParA family protein: protein MSAQVLAIANQKGGVGKTTTAVNLAASLAEAKVPTLLIDMDPQGNATSMLGFERVEGGSLYGPLNGEGEALDKVIETGRKGLWLIPAEVDLAALETEMSRRENYLRQMQRVLQPLRERDPFHLGIIVIDCPPALGLISMNCLGAADSLLVTLQTEYLAMEGLGQILSVFDQLRNAGVNDHLQLAGVLMTMYDKRMRLSQEVVAQVREHLPDKVFNTMIPRSVRLAEAPSHGKTILEYDRWNPGARAYKKLAKELIDMYSL from the coding sequence ATGTCTGCTCAGGTATTGGCGATTGCAAACCAGAAAGGCGGGGTCGGGAAAACGACCACCGCCGTCAACCTCGCGGCCTCGCTCGCCGAAGCGAAGGTCCCCACCCTGCTGATCGATATGGACCCGCAGGGGAACGCCACGAGCATGCTCGGCTTTGAGCGGGTGGAAGGTGGCAGCCTGTACGGTCCGCTCAATGGCGAGGGCGAGGCGTTGGACAAGGTGATCGAGACCGGCCGCAAGGGCCTTTGGCTGATCCCGGCCGAAGTCGACCTCGCCGCGTTGGAGACCGAGATGTCGCGCCGCGAGAATTACCTCCGCCAGATGCAGCGCGTGCTGCAGCCTTTGCGCGAGCGCGATCCCTTCCACCTCGGCATTATCGTGATCGACTGCCCGCCCGCGCTGGGCCTGATCTCGATGAACTGCCTGGGCGCGGCCGACAGCCTGCTCGTGACCTTGCAGACGGAATACCTCGCGATGGAGGGCCTGGGCCAGATCCTGAGTGTGTTCGACCAACTGCGCAACGCAGGGGTAAACGACCACCTGCAGCTCGCCGGCGTGCTGATGACGATGTATGACAAGCGCATGCGCCTGAGCCAGGAAGTGGTGGCACAAGTGCGCGAGCACCTGCCCGACAAGGTTTTCAATACCATGATCCCCCGCTCGGTGCGCCTCGCCGAAGCCCCCAGCCACGGCAAGACGATCCTGGAATACGATCGCTGGAACCCGGGCGCGCGTGCTTACAAGAAGCTCGCGAAAGAGTTGATCGACATGTATTCGCTCTAA